A DNA window from Streptomyces sp. 71268 contains the following coding sequences:
- a CDS encoding multicopper oxidase family protein, whose product MRTTSRRALLAATTALAGGGLLAACSSDSDPGSPSGSGSHGGHGKDAAPGDYVAPDDPAVAAAERRRRPGPVREVSLTAARARLDLGGGVSVNSWAYDGELPGRELRITAGDTLALTLANHLPQATSLHWHGLALRNDMDGVPGLTQRPVRAGASHTYRFAVPHPGTYWFHPHSGVQQDRGLYAPLIVEDPKEPLAYDREWVVVLDDWVDGVQGSTPDAVLAELSSGMGHGDTGAGGHGGMDHGEMGHGGMDHGGASPSGTPTGPARSGPPRMMMGATSKLLGGDAGDVAYPYYLVNGRTAKDPHTFRARPGDRVRIRLVNAGGDTAFRVALGGHTMTVTHTDGFPVEHARTDALLLGMGERYDVLVTVGDGVFPLTAVAEGKRQAALAVLRTGGGAAPAADVRPRELSGRLLTAEKLRAAEPVRLAAGAPDRTVRLRLTGSMARYDWAINGRRYSPKQRYPVRAGERVRLSFVNDTTMWHPMHLHGHTFALASSSGARAGAAAGGGARKDTAIVLPGRRLDVDFDADNPGLWMLHCHNVYHAESGMMTVLGYRK is encoded by the coding sequence ATGCGCACAACCTCCCGGCGTGCCCTGTTGGCCGCCACCACCGCGCTGGCCGGCGGCGGCCTGCTCGCCGCCTGTTCCTCCGACTCCGACCCGGGTTCCCCCTCGGGCTCCGGTTCGCACGGCGGCCACGGCAAGGACGCCGCCCCCGGCGACTACGTCGCCCCCGACGACCCCGCGGTCGCCGCCGCCGAGCGCCGGCGCCGCCCGGGTCCGGTACGTGAGGTGAGCCTGACCGCCGCCCGCGCCCGGCTCGACCTGGGCGGCGGGGTGAGCGTCAACTCGTGGGCGTACGACGGCGAGTTGCCGGGGCGCGAGCTGCGGATCACCGCTGGTGACACGCTCGCCCTCACCCTCGCCAACCACCTGCCACAGGCCACCTCGCTGCACTGGCACGGCCTCGCGCTGCGCAACGACATGGACGGCGTGCCCGGCCTCACCCAGCGCCCGGTGCGAGCCGGCGCCTCGCACACCTACCGGTTCGCGGTGCCGCACCCCGGCACGTACTGGTTCCACCCGCACAGCGGCGTACAGCAGGACCGTGGCCTGTACGCGCCGCTCATCGTCGAGGACCCCAAGGAGCCGCTCGCGTACGACAGGGAGTGGGTCGTGGTGCTCGACGACTGGGTGGACGGCGTCCAGGGCAGCACCCCGGACGCCGTGCTCGCCGAACTCAGCTCGGGCATGGGCCACGGGGACACGGGCGCCGGCGGCCACGGCGGGATGGATCACGGGGAGATGGGCCACGGAGGGATGGACCACGGGGGCGCGAGCCCCAGCGGTACGCCGACGGGGCCGGCGCGCTCCGGGCCGCCCCGGATGATGATGGGCGCGACCAGCAAGCTGCTTGGCGGCGACGCGGGCGATGTGGCGTACCCGTACTACCTGGTCAACGGGCGTACGGCCAAGGACCCGCACACGTTCAGGGCCCGCCCCGGGGACCGGGTGCGCATCCGGCTCGTCAACGCGGGTGGGGACACGGCCTTCCGGGTGGCGCTCGGCGGGCACACCATGACCGTCACGCACACCGACGGCTTCCCCGTCGAGCACGCGCGCACGGACGCGCTGCTGCTGGGCATGGGCGAGCGCTACGACGTGCTGGTCACGGTGGGCGACGGGGTGTTCCCGCTGACCGCCGTCGCCGAGGGGAAGCGGCAGGCCGCGCTCGCCGTGCTGCGTACCGGCGGTGGCGCCGCGCCGGCCGCCGACGTCCGCCCGCGCGAGTTGTCCGGCAGGCTGCTGACGGCGGAGAAGCTGCGCGCGGCCGAGCCCGTACGGCTGGCCGCCGGCGCGCCGGACCGTACGGTGCGGCTGCGGCTGACCGGCTCGATGGCGCGGTACGACTGGGCGATCAACGGCAGGCGCTACAGCCCGAAGCAGCGCTATCCGGTGCGGGCGGGCGAACGCGTGCGGCTGTCGTTCGTCAACGACACGACCATGTGGCACCCGATGCACCTGCACGGACACACCTTCGCGCTGGCCTCGTCCTCCGGCGCGCGCGCCGGGGCGGCGGCGGGCGGCGGGGCGCGCAAGGACACCGCCATCGTGCTGCCGGGACGCCGCCTCGACGTGGACTTCGACGCGGACAACCCGGGCCTGTGGATGCTCCACTGCCACAACGTCTACCACGCGGAGTCGGGCATGATGACGGTCCTCGGCTACCGGAAGTAA
- a CDS encoding serine hydrolase domain-containing protein: MDSDSVRGVRGIDRRKLLGWGGLTAAGVAAGGAQLAGARPGHAAPAATDPDTIPADARPGGAYDRYVAKLAAEDKFSGVVLLSHRGRTVLSRSYGMADKEKGVRNHEGVAFNLSSAGKPFGAVAILQLAQQGKLRLSDPVGAHLTGFPQEIAERVTIHHLLSGTSGLNTPEEDLERVFQSRDEVREYYERWARQAKLVSAPGTPTDHAGAEVAIPALIVEAVSGTTYWDYVEENVFRRCGMTGTAFYTRPQWLTDKHIAHSYMRIADGSRVDAVRNLDKGSPDPYQLGKNPARGFIDFPGDGGFATAPDLVRFAHGLSDGTLLDRHYAELFFGPKVPLAPQGGGLARKAYRAVPADAAFGTYMMPVSLTNGQWVNGRAGVNPGSFASWNIYPDTGWVGVILGNSDDVPFFDVVQREVELLTR; the protein is encoded by the coding sequence ATGGACTCGGATTCCGTACGCGGCGTACGCGGCATCGACCGGCGGAAGCTGCTCGGATGGGGCGGGTTGACGGCCGCCGGCGTGGCGGCGGGCGGCGCGCAGTTAGCAGGTGCCCGGCCCGGCCACGCCGCCCCGGCCGCGACCGACCCCGACACTATTCCGGCGGACGCCAGGCCCGGCGGGGCCTACGACCGGTACGTGGCGAAGCTGGCCGCCGAGGACAAGTTCTCCGGCGTGGTGCTGCTGTCGCACCGTGGCCGCACGGTGCTCTCGCGCAGTTACGGCATGGCCGACAAGGAGAAGGGGGTCCGCAACCACGAGGGGGTCGCGTTCAACCTCTCGTCGGCGGGCAAGCCGTTCGGCGCGGTGGCCATCCTGCAACTCGCGCAACAGGGCAAGCTGCGGCTCTCGGACCCGGTGGGCGCGCACCTTACGGGCTTCCCCCAGGAGATCGCCGAGCGGGTGACCATCCACCACCTGCTCTCCGGCACTTCCGGGTTGAACACCCCGGAGGAGGACCTGGAGCGCGTCTTCCAGAGCAGGGACGAGGTGCGTGAGTACTACGAGCGGTGGGCCCGTCAGGCCAAGCTGGTCTCCGCCCCCGGCACCCCCACCGACCACGCCGGCGCCGAGGTCGCCATCCCCGCCCTGATCGTCGAGGCCGTGTCGGGCACGACGTACTGGGACTACGTCGAGGAGAACGTCTTCCGGCGGTGCGGCATGACCGGCACCGCGTTCTACACCCGGCCGCAGTGGCTGACCGACAAGCACATCGCGCACTCGTACATGCGGATCGCGGACGGCAGCCGGGTCGACGCCGTCCGCAACCTGGACAAGGGCAGCCCGGACCCGTACCAGTTGGGCAAGAACCCGGCGCGCGGCTTCATCGACTTCCCCGGCGACGGCGGCTTCGCCACCGCGCCGGACCTGGTCCGCTTCGCGCACGGGCTGAGCGACGGCACGCTCCTCGACCGACACTACGCCGAGCTGTTCTTCGGCCCCAAGGTCCCCCTCGCCCCCCAGGGCGGCGGCCTGGCCCGCAAGGCGTACAGGGCCGTCCCCGCCGACGCGGCCTTCGGGACCTACATGATGCCGGTCAGCCTCACCAACGGGCAGTGGGTCAACGGGCGCGCGGGCGTCAACCCCGGCAGCTTCGCCAGCTGGAACATCTATCCCGACACCGGCTGGGTCGGCGTCATCCTCGGCAACTCCGACGACGTGCCGTTCTTCGATGTGGTCCAGCGGGAGGTGGAACTCCTCACCCGCTGA
- a CDS encoding collagenase, with protein sequence MRRTPVRRRTGPLAALAISLCLGGGLLAAPSQAAPAAPPPTPGAAPTTTRGPDGAGPSGPAPSAARPVEAEHVRDARTPLDQRPPLSADRDVPRQDYDAPATLSPERRRPSARGTGRAACDVGDFTGNTGTALVEKVKGAAPDCVNTLFNLTGADARGAFREEQMVTVADALRAGSADYPGDGSTGMPQIVLFLRAGYYVHWYNPDDVGEYGPALRSAIQGGLDAFFDSPRAGDVTDANGETLAEAVTLIDSAEENARYLPVVKRLLEGYDASYDDSWWMLNAVNNVYTVLFRGHQVPEFVRAVEQDPSILYTLSDFAEQHLDLLGGEQSYLTSNAGRELGRFLQHDALRPEVAPLARGLLQRSEITGRTAPLWVGVAEMTAAYDGDNCATYGTCDLPERLTEAALPVRHACGPSIDIRAQEIDAEQLAATCASLTGQDAFFHDIARDSGPVADDHNETIEVTAFDSSTDYQTYAGAIFGIDTNNGGMYLEGDPSVEGNKPRFVAYEAEWLRPDFAIWNLNHEYTHYLDGRFNMHGDFEAGVSTPTVWWIEGFAEYVSYSYRDLPYEEAAAEAGKHTYPLSTLFDTTYENADTTRVYRWGYLAVRYLLERHRDDVDTVLGYYRAGDWRAARQHLTRTIGTRYDADWNAWLTECAAGGCARTA encoded by the coding sequence ATGAGAAGGACCCCGGTGCGACGGCGCACCGGCCCACTGGCAGCCCTGGCCATATCCCTGTGCCTCGGCGGCGGACTGCTCGCCGCCCCGAGCCAGGCGGCCCCCGCCGCCCCACCCCCCACGCCCGGCGCCGCGCCCACCACCACGCGGGGCCCGGACGGCGCGGGGCCGTCCGGGCCGGCGCCGTCGGCCGCACGACCCGTCGAGGCCGAGCACGTACGCGACGCGCGTACCCCGCTCGACCAGCGCCCGCCCCTGTCGGCCGACCGGGACGTACCGCGACAGGACTACGACGCACCCGCCACGCTCTCCCCCGAGCGGCGCCGCCCCTCGGCGCGCGGGACGGGGCGCGCGGCGTGCGACGTCGGCGACTTCACCGGCAACACGGGCACGGCCCTGGTCGAGAAGGTCAAGGGCGCGGCCCCGGACTGCGTCAACACCCTGTTCAACCTCACCGGCGCCGACGCGCGCGGCGCCTTCCGCGAGGAGCAGATGGTCACCGTGGCCGACGCGCTGCGCGCCGGCTCCGCCGACTACCCGGGCGACGGCTCGACCGGCATGCCGCAGATCGTGCTGTTCCTGCGGGCCGGGTACTACGTCCACTGGTACAACCCGGACGACGTCGGCGAGTACGGGCCGGCGCTGCGCTCGGCGATCCAGGGCGGCCTCGACGCGTTCTTCGACTCCCCGCGCGCCGGTGACGTCACGGACGCCAACGGCGAGACCCTGGCCGAGGCCGTCACCCTGATCGACAGCGCCGAGGAGAACGCCCGCTACCTGCCGGTGGTCAAGCGGCTGTTGGAGGGGTACGACGCCTCGTACGACGACTCCTGGTGGATGCTCAACGCGGTCAACAACGTGTACACCGTGCTCTTCCGTGGTCACCAGGTGCCCGAGTTCGTACGCGCCGTCGAGCAGGACCCGAGCATCCTCTACACGCTTTCCGACTTCGCCGAGCAGCACCTGGACCTCCTCGGCGGCGAGCAGAGCTATCTGACCTCGAACGCCGGGCGCGAACTCGGCCGCTTCCTCCAACACGACGCGCTGCGGCCCGAGGTCGCCCCGCTGGCCAGGGGGCTGCTCCAGCGCAGTGAGATCACCGGCCGCACGGCCCCGCTGTGGGTCGGCGTGGCCGAGATGACCGCCGCGTACGACGGGGACAACTGCGCCACGTACGGCACCTGCGACCTGCCCGAGCGGCTGACCGAGGCGGCGCTGCCGGTGCGGCACGCGTGCGGGCCGAGCATCGACATCCGCGCGCAGGAGATCGACGCGGAGCAGTTGGCCGCCACCTGCGCCAGCCTGACCGGCCAGGACGCCTTCTTCCACGACATCGCCCGGGACAGCGGCCCGGTCGCCGACGACCACAACGAGACCATCGAGGTCACCGCCTTCGACTCCAGCACCGACTACCAGACGTACGCCGGCGCGATCTTCGGCATCGACACCAACAACGGCGGCATGTACCTGGAGGGCGACCCGTCGGTGGAGGGCAACAAGCCTCGGTTCGTCGCCTACGAGGCGGAGTGGCTGCGGCCCGACTTCGCGATCTGGAACCTCAACCACGAGTACACCCACTACCTCGACGGCCGGTTCAACATGCACGGCGACTTCGAGGCCGGGGTCAGCACGCCGACCGTGTGGTGGATCGAGGGGTTCGCCGAGTACGTCTCGTACTCCTACCGCGACCTGCCCTACGAGGAGGCCGCCGCCGAGGCCGGCAAGCACACCTACCCGCTGAGCACGCTCTTCGACACCACGTACGAGAACGCCGACACCACGCGTGTCTACCGCTGGGGCTACCTCGCCGTGCGCTACCTGCTCGAACGCCACCGCGACGACGTGGACACGGTGCTCGGGTACTACCGCGCGGGCGACTGGCGGGCCGCGCGGCAGCACCTCACGCGGACCATCGGCACCCGGTACGACGCCGACTGGAACGCCTGGTTGACCGAGTGCGCGGCCGGCGGCTGCGCCAGGACGGCCTGA
- a CDS encoding WGxxGxxG family protein — MRRTTIGALLTAALLAGPAAVTAEAQTPVVAQTATVQATQSQAQGDDNKDDDNGGWGLWGLAGLLGLLGLIPRRSKTHDTGTRRGTGAGGAHPNDRL; from the coding sequence ATGCGTCGCACGACTATCGGTGCTCTCCTCACCGCCGCTCTCCTTGCGGGACCCGCCGCGGTCACCGCGGAAGCGCAGACACCGGTGGTGGCCCAGACAGCCACCGTGCAGGCCACCCAGAGTCAAGCGCAGGGTGATGACAACAAGGACGACGACAACGGAGGCTGGGGCCTGTGGGGTCTTGCCGGCCTTCTGGGTCTGCTCGGCCTCATCCCGCGTCGGAGTAAGACACACGACACGGGAACCCGTCGCGGGACAGGGGCTGGTGGCGCGCACCCGAATGATCGTCTCTGA
- the glnA gene encoding type I glutamate--ammonia ligase: MDKQQEFVLRTLEERDIRFVRLWFTDVLGFLKSVAVAPAELEQAFDEGIGFDGSAIEGFARVYESDMIAKPDPATFQILPWRAEAPGTARMFCDILMPDGSPSYADPRYVLKRILAKTSDLGFTFYTHPEIEFFLLKNKPVDGTRPVPADSSGYFDHTPQNVGMDFRRQAITMLESMGISVEFSHHEGAPGQQEIDLRYADALSTADNVMTFRLVMKQVALEQGVQATFMPKPFSEHPGSGMHTHLSLFEGDRNAFHESGAEYQLSKVGRSFIAGLLRHAAETSAVTNQWVNSYKRIWGGSQRTAGAGGEAPSYICWGHNNRSALIRVPMYKPGKTGSTRVEVRSIDSGANPYLTYAVLLAAGLKGIEEGYELPAGADDDVWALSDSERRAMGIEPLPQNLGEAIALMERSELVAETLGEHVFDFFLRNKKQEWEEYRSEVTAFELRNLLPVL; this comes from the coding sequence ATGGATAAGCAGCAGGAGTTCGTGCTCCGCACGCTCGAAGAGCGCGACATCCGCTTCGTACGGCTGTGGTTCACCGATGTGCTCGGCTTCCTCAAGTCCGTCGCGGTCGCTCCCGCCGAGTTGGAGCAGGCGTTTGACGAGGGCATCGGCTTCGACGGCTCAGCCATCGAGGGCTTCGCCCGGGTCTACGAGTCGGACATGATCGCGAAGCCGGATCCGGCCACCTTCCAGATCCTGCCCTGGCGCGCCGAGGCCCCCGGCACCGCGCGCATGTTCTGCGACATCCTGATGCCGGACGGCTCCCCGTCCTACGCCGATCCGCGCTACGTCCTCAAGCGCATCCTCGCCAAGACCTCCGACCTCGGCTTCACCTTCTACACCCACCCCGAGATCGAGTTCTTCCTGCTGAAGAACAAGCCCGTCGACGGCACCCGCCCGGTGCCCGCCGACTCCTCCGGCTACTTCGACCACACCCCGCAGAACGTGGGCATGGACTTCCGCCGGCAGGCGATCACCATGCTCGAATCCATGGGCATCTCGGTCGAGTTCTCGCACCACGAGGGCGCGCCGGGCCAGCAGGAGATCGACCTGCGCTACGCCGACGCGCTGTCCACCGCCGACAACGTCATGACCTTCCGCCTGGTGATGAAGCAGGTCGCGCTGGAACAGGGCGTGCAGGCCACGTTCATGCCCAAGCCGTTCTCGGAGCACCCCGGCTCCGGCATGCACACCCACCTCTCCCTCTTCGAGGGAGACCGCAACGCCTTCCACGAGTCCGGCGCCGAGTACCAACTCTCCAAGGTGGGCCGGTCCTTCATCGCCGGCCTGCTCCGGCACGCCGCCGAGACCTCGGCCGTCACCAACCAGTGGGTCAACTCCTACAAGCGCATCTGGGGCGGCTCCCAGCGCACCGCCGGCGCCGGCGGCGAGGCCCCCTCGTACATCTGCTGGGGTCACAACAACCGCTCCGCGCTCATCCGGGTGCCGATGTACAAGCCGGGCAAGACCGGCTCCACGCGCGTCGAGGTCCGCTCCATCGACTCCGGCGCCAACCCCTACCTGACCTACGCGGTGCTGCTCGCCGCCGGCCTCAAGGGCATCGAGGAGGGGTACGAGCTGCCGGCCGGCGCCGACGACGACGTGTGGGCGCTCTCCGACTCCGAGCGGCGCGCCATGGGCATCGAACCGCTGCCGCAGAACCTGGGCGAGGCGATCGCCCTCATGGAGCGCAGCGAACTGGTCGCCGAGACGCTGGGCGAGCACGTCTTCGACTTCTTCCTGCGCAACAAGAAGCAGGAGTGGGAGGAGTACCGGTCGGAAGTGACCGCCTTCGAACTGCGCAACTTGCTGCCGGTGTTGTAG
- a CDS encoding bifunctional [glutamine synthetase] adenylyltransferase/[glutamine synthetase]-adenylyl-L-tyrosine phosphorylase has product MLQGRRDSRFGRLLRYGFTDPAAAGRLLDAPGLAAVRADPVLLDALGATADPNLALMGLVRLAEALPEDERQTLLTTVTTAKPLRDRLLGVLGASEALGDHLARHPDDWRSLATYESADLNPSIPEFEQALTHGVWGDPAGELSKPDALRVAYRRCLLGIAARDVCGTTGVAQTAAELADLATATLRTALRIAEEEAPEDAAACRLAVIGMGKCGGRELNYVSDVDVIFVAEAPHRPATARPDAPGDAAADEPRRSGAAADDESAALRAATRLAAHLVRICGDVTAEGTIWPVDANLRPEGRNGPLVRTLASHLAYYQRWAKTWEFQALLKARPVAGDAALGQAYVDALAPLVWQAAERENFVADVQQMRRRVVENIPAAQVDREIKLGPGGLRDVEFAVQLLQLVHGRSDASLRSGSTLDALAALAAGGYVGRADAAALDDAYRFLRTMEHHIQLYKLRRTHLVPEDEADLRRLGRSLSRPFDWPRTEPVTRLRQEWKRHAREVRRLHEKLFYRPLLDAVAQLEPGETRLSTKAAGQRLEALGYADPVGALRHLEALASGVTRKAAIQRTLLPVLLGWFADSADPDAGLLGFRKVSDALGKTPWYLRLLRDEGAAAENLARVLSAGRLAPDLLLRAPEAVALLGDPQGLRARTRAHLEQEVLAAVSRADGPEQAVAAARGVRRRELFRTAAADLIGAFAPYHEHPGHPGHAGGTAPAAGAATGTATGGAAEPAAHGPGAAAGGEPPAGLDAGAAADAVGAALSDLNAATIAGALRAAVRDTWGETLPTRFAVIGMGRFGGHELNYGSDADVLFVHEPRPGVDEQEAARAAFAVANEMRRLLQLPTSDPPLLIDADLRPEGKSGPLVRTLASYAAYYRRWAKVWESQALLRAEPVAGDAELGERFIELIDPLRYPVDGLGEDAVREIRRLKARMESERLPRGADPTTHTKLGRGGLSDVEWTVQLLQLRHAWAEPGLRTTRTRPALAAAHAIGLIDTDDAQILDEAWVLATRVRNAVMLVRGRPGDTFPADGRELAAVGRYLGYEPGHVGEMVDDYRRTTRRARGVMERLFYDYPG; this is encoded by the coding sequence GTGCTGCAAGGGCGACGGGACAGCCGGTTCGGCCGGCTGCTGCGCTATGGATTCACCGACCCCGCGGCGGCCGGGCGGCTGCTCGACGCGCCGGGGCTCGCCGCCGTGCGGGCCGATCCGGTGCTGCTCGACGCGCTGGGCGCCACCGCCGACCCCAACCTCGCCCTGATGGGCCTGGTGCGGCTGGCCGAGGCGCTGCCGGAGGACGAGCGGCAGACACTGCTCACCACGGTCACCACGGCCAAGCCGCTGCGCGACCGGCTGCTCGGGGTGCTCGGCGCGTCCGAGGCGCTCGGCGACCACCTCGCCCGGCACCCCGACGACTGGCGCTCGCTGGCCACCTACGAGTCCGCCGACCTGAATCCGAGCATCCCCGAGTTCGAGCAGGCGCTGACGCACGGCGTGTGGGGCGACCCGGCGGGCGAGCTGAGCAAGCCCGACGCGCTGCGCGTCGCCTACCGCAGGTGCCTGCTCGGCATAGCGGCCCGTGACGTGTGCGGAACCACCGGCGTGGCACAGACCGCTGCCGAACTCGCCGACCTGGCCACCGCGACCCTCCGCACCGCCCTGCGGATCGCCGAGGAGGAGGCGCCCGAGGACGCCGCCGCGTGCCGGCTGGCCGTGATCGGGATGGGCAAGTGCGGCGGGCGCGAGCTGAACTACGTGTCCGACGTGGACGTCATCTTCGTCGCCGAGGCGCCGCACCGCCCCGCCACCGCGCGCCCCGACGCGCCCGGCGACGCGGCGGCCGACGAACCCCGGCGGTCCGGCGCCGCGGCCGACGACGAGTCGGCCGCGCTGCGCGCCGCCACCCGGCTCGCCGCCCACCTGGTTCGCATCTGCGGCGACGTCACCGCCGAGGGCACCATCTGGCCGGTGGACGCCAACCTGCGCCCGGAGGGCCGCAACGGCCCCCTGGTGCGCACCCTCGCCAGCCACCTCGCCTACTACCAGCGGTGGGCCAAGACCTGGGAGTTCCAGGCGCTGCTCAAGGCCCGCCCGGTGGCCGGGGACGCCGCGCTCGGGCAGGCGTACGTGGACGCGCTGGCCCCGCTCGTGTGGCAGGCCGCCGAGCGTGAGAACTTCGTCGCCGACGTCCAGCAGATGCGCCGCCGGGTCGTGGAGAACATCCCGGCGGCCCAGGTGGACCGGGAGATCAAGCTGGGCCCGGGCGGCCTGCGGGACGTCGAGTTCGCGGTGCAGTTGCTGCAACTCGTACACGGCCGCAGCGACGCCTCGCTGCGCAGCGGCAGCACGCTGGACGCCCTCGCCGCGCTGGCCGCCGGTGGCTACGTGGGGCGCGCGGACGCCGCCGCGCTCGACGACGCGTACCGCTTCCTGCGCACCATGGAACACCACATCCAGCTCTACAAGCTGCGCCGCACCCACCTGGTCCCTGAGGACGAGGCCGACCTGCGGCGCCTGGGCCGCTCGCTGTCGCGCCCCTTCGACTGGCCGCGCACCGAGCCGGTGACCCGGCTGCGGCAGGAGTGGAAGCGGCACGCGCGCGAGGTGCGCCGGCTGCACGAGAAGCTGTTCTACCGGCCGCTGCTCGACGCCGTCGCCCAGCTCGAACCGGGCGAGACCCGGCTCAGCACCAAGGCCGCCGGGCAGCGCCTGGAAGCGCTGGGCTACGCCGACCCGGTGGGTGCGCTGCGCCACCTGGAGGCGCTGGCCTCGGGCGTCACCCGCAAGGCCGCCATCCAGCGCACCCTGCTGCCGGTGCTGCTCGGCTGGTTCGCCGACTCCGCCGACCCGGACGCGGGCCTGCTGGGCTTCCGCAAGGTCTCCGACGCGCTCGGCAAGACGCCCTGGTACCTGCGGCTGCTGCGGGACGAGGGCGCCGCGGCCGAGAACCTGGCCCGCGTCCTGTCCGCCGGCCGACTCGCCCCCGACCTGCTGTTGCGCGCCCCGGAGGCGGTCGCGCTGCTCGGCGACCCGCAGGGGCTGCGCGCGCGCACCCGGGCCCACCTGGAACAGGAGGTGCTCGCCGCCGTCAGCCGCGCCGACGGGCCCGAACAGGCGGTCGCGGCGGCGCGCGGCGTACGCCGGCGCGAGCTGTTCCGCACCGCGGCGGCCGACCTCATCGGCGCCTTCGCCCCGTACCACGAACACCCGGGCCACCCCGGGCACGCCGGTGGCACCGCGCCAGCGGCGGGGGCCGCCACGGGGACCGCCACCGGGGGGGCGGCCGAGCCGGCGGCGCACGGCCCCGGCGCGGCGGCCGGCGGCGAACCACCGGCCGGGCTGGACGCGGGCGCCGCCGCCGACGCCGTCGGCGCCGCGCTCTCCGACCTCAACGCGGCCACCATCGCCGGCGCGCTGCGCGCGGCCGTGCGCGACACCTGGGGCGAGACCCTGCCCACCCGGTTCGCGGTCATCGGCATGGGCCGCTTCGGCGGGCACGAGCTGAACTACGGCTCCGACGCGGACGTGCTCTTCGTTCACGAGCCGCGCCCCGGCGTCGACGAGCAGGAGGCGGCCCGGGCCGCGTTCGCCGTCGCCAACGAGATGCGCCGGCTGCTCCAGCTCCCCACCTCGGACCCGCCGCTGCTCATCGACGCCGACCTGCGCCCGGAGGGCAAGTCGGGACCGCTGGTGCGCACCCTCGCCTCGTACGCCGCCTACTACCGGCGCTGGGCGAAGGTGTGGGAGAGCCAGGCGCTGCTGCGGGCGGAGCCGGTCGCGGGCGACGCCGAACTGGGGGAACGGTTCATCGAGCTGATCGACCCGCTGCGGTACCCCGTCGACGGCCTCGGCGAGGACGCCGTACGGGAGATCCGCCGGCTCAAGGCGCGGATGGAGTCCGAGCGGCTGCCGCGCGGCGCGGACCCCACCACCCACACCAAGCTCGGCCGTGGCGGCCTGTCCGACGTGGAGTGGACCGTGCAGCTCCTGCAGTTGCGGCACGCCTGGGCGGAGCCCGGCCTGCGCACCACCCGCACCCGGCCCGCGCTGGCCGCGGCGCACGCCATCGGCCTGATCGACACCGACGACGCGCAGATCCTGGACGAGGCGTGGGTGCTGGCCACCCGGGTGCGGAACGCGGTGATGCTGGTGCGCGGCCGGCCGGGCGACACCTTCCCCGCCGACGGCCGCGAGCTGGCCGCCGTCGGCCGCTACCTCGGCTACGAGCCGGGACACGTCGGCGAGATGGTGGACGACTACCGCCGCACGACCCGGCGCGCCCGGGGCGTGATGGAGCGGCTGTTCTACGACTACCCGGGCTGA